The stretch of DNA TATTCTTATCAACACCCACACTTGATGCCGCTTTAATAAGGGATTTTTCAGTTTTATAAGCATCTAAAACAAGTAATAATTCTTTATTGGATACTTTAAAAGAATAATTTCCATATTTTAATTGTTCATGCCTTAATTTTGATTTTAAAGAATTATTTCTTTTTTGTAAATTATTTAATACATTCATCAGTACTATTTATGTATTTCCCCTTTAATAAGATTATCATTTTATATATTAAAAAATACAAAGCCAAATATACAACTAAAAAGAGGTATAAAAATGAGTATCAAAAAAGTCGTTGTCGCCGGAGGAGGCGTACTCGGAAGTCAAATCGCTTACCAGTCTGCATTTTGCGGATTTGATGTAACTGTTTGGTTAAGAAGTGAAGGTTCAATTGAAAGAGCCAAACCGAAATTTGAAAGATTGCTAAACATCTATTTAGGCAGCCTCGAACAAATGAAAACTGACAAATCTGCATACTGCAGAGGATTCAGTAAAAAAGCTGACTTAAGTGAAGAAGAAATAGATGCCCTAAAAGAGCAAGCTCAAAAAGCATTTGATAGTTTAACCCTAACTACAAGTTATGAAGAAGCAGCAGATGATGCAGATCTTGTAATTGAAGCAATAGCAGAAGACCCTGCTCAAAAAATTGCATTCTACGAAGAATTAGCAAAATATCTTCCAGAAAAAACAATAGTTGTGACAAACTCATCCACCTTACTTCCAAGCCAATTTGCAGAACACACAGGAAGGCCTGAGAAATATCTTGCATTCCACTTTGCAAATAACATATGGGCTCAAAACACTGCTGAAGTAATGCCACACCCTGGAACCGAACAGGAATACTTTGATGCAATCGTCCAATTTGCAGAAGACATCAACATGGTCCCTATAAAAGTATTGAAAGAACAGCCAGGATATGTGCTTAATTCATTGCTTGTTCCGTTCCTATCCGCAGGACAGGCCTTATGGGCTGAAGAAGTTGCAGACCCTGAAACAATTGACTTGACTTGGAGACTTGCTACCGGTTCTCCAAATGGACCGTTCCAGATTCTTGATATTGTGGGACTCGTAACTGCCTACAACATTATCATTATGGATCCTAGGTCTAAAGACCCTGAGACAACCCAGGGAAAAATTGCTTTAAAACTT from Methanobrevibacter sp. YE315 encodes:
- a CDS encoding 3-hydroxyacyl-CoA dehydrogenase; its protein translation is MSIKKVVVAGGGVLGSQIAYQSAFCGFDVTVWLRSEGSIERAKPKFERLLNIYLGSLEQMKTDKSAYCRGFSKKADLSEEEIDALKEQAQKAFDSLTLTTSYEEAADDADLVIEAIAEDPAQKIAFYEELAKYLPEKTIVVTNSSTLLPSQFAEHTGRPEKYLAFHFANNIWAQNTAEVMPHPGTEQEYFDAIVQFAEDINMVPIKVLKEQPGYVLNSLLVPFLSAGQALWAEEVADPETIDLTWRLATGSPNGPFQILDIVGLVTAYNIIIMDPRSKDPETTQGKIALKLKEKIDAGETGINAGKGFYEY